DNA from Trichomycterus rosablanca isolate fTriRos1 chromosome 23, fTriRos1.hap1, whole genome shotgun sequence:
GATTCTACTTAAAGCCTGATGACATGTGATGAGCTCTTACTGCTTGTACTCTTAAATATAAGAAGCATTACGTGTTTATTcccacagtgctgatctgtTACTCACACACGTATAATAAGGAGCTGGACAGATCACCGCTGTCTATCGTTACAGCGCTGGTGGACAAGATTGGTACGGTCCCAGAATTCCTTTTCTGCAGAACGTTGTTGTTATAATGGTTTAATAACTGTGAtcgtgtacagtatgtgtacgGTAATCTCATTATAACTAATTCCGGTTGCTTTCTAGACATGAGAAAGAACATCATCTATCCGGACTGTGACATCAAGTTCACAGGTCATGTCACGTGGGTCGGCAAGACCTCCATTGAAGCAAAGATGCACATGACGCAGGTCTGTATGCCTAAACTCACTTCATTTTTTTCCCTCTCAAACATTCAAAATCCTGGTGAATAGAAAGGGTGCTCTCAGGGAATCCGAGGCAAGGCTGCTTTTTTAAAGGATATGAACACTAAAGGCAGGGCTCCTGTTTCCACAGTTCCATGACGGGGCGTACACTCCAGTGCTGGATGCTACGTTTGTGATGGTAGCTCGAGATCCAGAAAATAAAAGGTACAGCAGAACACGTATGAACCGAATTACTTTGTGTGCTACTTTATAGCGACAATACCAATGACCAATAACTCGCtctgttactgactgtagggcAGCTTTTGTAAACCCTCTTAAACTGGAGAGCCCGAATGAGGAGAAGATCTTTACACAAGGAGAAGGTAAGTTAGAATTATATCATTAAATACAttgttaaatattgtttttattttacatttcaaaTGTTTGTGCTTCTGGtatcaaataattaaaacattgaTTTCCTTCCTCTCAGTTAACAAGACGAGGCGTGTGGAGTTGAGCACAGCCTCCTTACTCAAGGTGGCACCTACGGCTGAAGAGAGGACGGTCGTACACGACCTGTTCCTCAGTACACTCGACCCCAAGtatgatttaattattaatacacaccCTCACAAAAGGCAGTTTGATTAACAGTAGCTGTAGATTGGTTTCCTGATGCGATCCATCCAACAGGACAGCGGGAGCTTcgaggttaaggtactagactagtaattagaGGTTTGCCAGTTTAATTTAACTGTTGGGCCCcagagcaaggcacttaaccctcaattgcttcaaGGTATTCAAttataactgtaagttgctttggatagccAGCGaggtgtccacacaaacacaattggtcGTGTTTAACGGAGggatctacatttacattatccaaagcgacttacagtactgtgacagaatatAGTCCAAtaccttgaccactaggctacaactgccctagctGGTCAGACGATGGTCAGGCGGGCTTGTTCTCCTGCGACCGCTGCGAATTGCAATCTCCAGGGCTGGTTGTGGGGGTGGTAAGCACACAGAGCATAGCGTGGCTCTTCATATGTGATCCAGCTCTATGTGGGAacacaacactggcaggtgataaaaagCGGCCACAGATTAGAGATGTGTCAATCGAAAATTGGAAAGCACCTTGACTGAAGATTGTTGTTGATCACATGGATAAAGAACACATATCTCTAAAGCTGAAGATGATTGATGTGCCaacattaagttattaagtCTAAATGCAACCTTCTCTTCCATGTAGAACAGTGAGCTTCCGTGGTCGTGTCCTTCCCCCCAACTCTGTTTGGATGGAAGATGCCAAACTAAAAGGACTGGAGATCTGCCATCCACAGGTCAGCCTGAACTCTCTCATTGGGTTAGGCAGGTTGTTCTTAGGTTCCTGTGTGATTGTATTTGGGTTTGTGTTTATAATACAGGAAAGGAACATTTTCAATCGGATATTTGGTGGCTTCCTGATGAGGAAGGCGTACGAGCTAGGCTGGACCAACGCCTGTGTATTTGCGTAAGATACATCTCTCCTTTTAACATCTTGGTTTTAATCACAATTACAGATTATTTGACCTCATTGTTGCATTTCTCACAGTGGCTGCAGACCGACTCTGGTAGCAGTGGATGATATCATGTTCCGAAAGCCTGTAGAGATCGGTTCCCTGCTGCTCTTATCATCACAGGTAGATACAGAGCTAC
Protein-coding regions in this window:
- the LOC134300925 gene encoding acyl-coenzyme A thioesterase 9, mitochondrial-like isoform X1, yielding MFSHRVWKSAASLTSRAFSQQGKAPDMAEGNAHLLVTNVRNRLRQIVGASTNWKDHQQALAERLSLSKHLADSQESLPAKTMKDSEIEVHLPLGTQSSLREKYLNFHNSVRFGRILEDLDSLAVLICYSHTYNKELDRSPLSIVTALVDKIDMRKNIIYPDCDIKFTGHVTWVGKTSIEAKMHMTQFHDGAYTPVLDATFVMVARDPENKRAAFVNPLKLESPNEEKIFTQGEVNKTRRVELSTASLLKVAPTAEERTVVHDLFLSTLDPKTVSFRGRVLPPNSVWMEDAKLKGLEICHPQERNIFNRIFGGFLMRKAYELGWTNACVFAGCRPTLVAVDDIMFRKPVEIGSLLLLSSQVCYTEGHHIQVRVHTEVLDPLTRQHDTTNVFHFTFRVEKDVPSVVPQSYGESMLYLDGKRHFEETVKGQ
- the LOC134300925 gene encoding acyl-coenzyme A thioesterase 9, mitochondrial-like isoform X2, translated to MFSHRVWKSAASLTSRAFSQQGKAPDMAEVRNRLRQIVGASTNWKDHQQALAERLSLSKHLADSQESLPAKTMKDSEIEVHLPLGTQSSLREKYLNFHNSVRFGRILEDLDSLAVLICYSHTYNKELDRSPLSIVTALVDKIDMRKNIIYPDCDIKFTGHVTWVGKTSIEAKMHMTQFHDGAYTPVLDATFVMVARDPENKRAAFVNPLKLESPNEEKIFTQGEVNKTRRVELSTASLLKVAPTAEERTVVHDLFLSTLDPKTVSFRGRVLPPNSVWMEDAKLKGLEICHPQERNIFNRIFGGFLMRKAYELGWTNACVFAGCRPTLVAVDDIMFRKPVEIGSLLLLSSQVCYTEGHHIQVRVHTEVLDPLTRQHDTTNVFHFTFRVEKDVPSVVPQSYGESMLYLDGKRHFEETVKGQ
- the LOC134300925 gene encoding acyl-coenzyme A thioesterase 9, mitochondrial-like isoform X3 → MKDSEIEVHLPLGTQSSLREKYLNFHNSVRFGRILEDLDSLAVLICYSHTYNKELDRSPLSIVTALVDKIDMRKNIIYPDCDIKFTGHVTWVGKTSIEAKMHMTQFHDGAYTPVLDATFVMVARDPENKRAAFVNPLKLESPNEEKIFTQGEVNKTRRVELSTASLLKVAPTAEERTVVHDLFLSTLDPKTVSFRGRVLPPNSVWMEDAKLKGLEICHPQERNIFNRIFGGFLMRKAYELGWTNACVFAGCRPTLVAVDDIMFRKPVEIGSLLLLSSQVCYTEGHHIQVRVHTEVLDPLTRQHDTTNVFHFTFRVEKDVPSVVPQSYGESMLYLDGKRHFEETVKGQ